A single window of Gossypium hirsutum isolate 1008001.06 chromosome A10, Gossypium_hirsutum_v2.1, whole genome shotgun sequence DNA harbors:
- the LOC107897140 gene encoding probable auxin efflux carrier component 1c gives MIGIKDLYSVLTAVVPLYVTMFLAYGSVKWWKVFTPEQCAGINRFVAIFAVPLLSFEFVSRINPYKMDLLFLAADGVSKVLILFALLCWANFTKRGGLDWSITVFSLSTLPNTLVMGIPLLKSMYGDDKEYLMIQVVVLQCIIWYTLLLFLFEYRETRTEVLSKFKESSVSSKNCCSEDEVINVIATTSSNQQQQQQQTAQNANKIAPDQSQRFRPMVAASMEGEGKELHLFIWRCGCCISTDGTSTTCEKQSVQAGQREESSSTAKGVESVKQENVENASIPSSFSPSMLLKILRKVWLKLVRNPNSYSSLLGLSWALVSCRWDIKKPQIMENSVTILSSAGLGMAMFSLGLFMALQPRIIACGKKLALYGMVARFIAGPAVMAIASIAVGLKGTTLKLSIVQAALPQGIVPFVFSREYNLHPDVLSTAVIFGMIVSLPITIVYYIVLGI, from the exons ATGATTGGCATCAAGGATCTGTACAGTGTTCTGACTGCAGTTGTTCCTCTTTATGTCACCATGTTCTTGGCTTATGGTTCAGTAAAATGGTGGAAAGTATTCACCCCCGAACAATGTGCCGGCATCAACAGATTCGTCGCCATCTTCGCCGTTCCGCTCCTCTCCTTCGAGTTCGTTTCGAGGATAAATCCTTACAAAATGGACCTCCTTTTCCTTGCCGCTGATGGAGTCTCAAAAGTCCTGATATTGTTTGCTTTGCTTTGTTGGGCCAATTTCACAAAGAGAGGCGGCCTGGACTGGTCTATCACAGTTTTCTCACTTTCCACACTCCCAAACACTCTTGTCATGGGGATTCCCCTACTGAAATCCATGTATGGGGATGACAAGGAATACCTAATGATTCAAGTTGTGGTGCTGCAATGCATAATCTGGTATACCCTATTACTGTTTTTGTTTGAATATAGAGAAACAAGAACTGAAGTCTTGAGCAAGTTCAAGGAAAGTAGTGTTAGTTCTAAGAACTGTTGCAGTGAAGATGAAGTCATTAATGTTATTGCCACAACATCATCTAaccagcagcagcagcagcagcagacGGCTCAAAATGCAAACAAGATTGCACCAGATCAATCTCAGCGATTCAGGCCTATGGTAGCAGCATCGATGGAGGGTGAGGGTAAAGAGCTCCATTTATTCATTTGGAGATGTGGATGTTGCATTTCAACTG ATGGGACAAGTACTACCTGTGAGAAGCAGTCAGTGCAAGCTGGTCAAAGAGAAGAAAGCAGTAGTACTGCAAAGGGGGTTGAGAGTGTGAAGCAAGAGAATGTCGAAAATGCTAGCATTCCCTCTTCTTTTTCTCCATCAATGCTCCTCAAAATATTGAGAAAAGTCTGGCTCAAGCTTGTGAGGAACCCTAACTCTTACTCAAGTTTGCTGGGTCTTAGCTGGGCTTTAGTCTCTTGCAG ATGGGACATAAAGAAGCCCCAAATAATGGAAAATTCAGTCACGATATTgtcaagtgcaggtcttgggaTGGCAATGTTTAGCCTTG GATTATTCATGGCTTTGCAACCAAGGATCATTGCCTGTGGAAAGAAGCTGGCTTTATATGGGATGGTAGCTAGGTTTATAGCAGGACCGGCAGTAATGGCGATAGCATCCATCGCAGTTGGCCTCAAAGGCACTACCTTAAAGTTGTCTATTGTACAAGCAGCATTGCCTCAAGGAATTGTCCCTTTCGTTTTTTCTAGGGAGTATAATCTGCATCCTGATGTATTGAGCACTGC GGTGATATTTGGAATGATAGTTTCTCTGCCCATAACAATAGTATATTACATTGTGTTGGGTATTTGA